Proteins from a single region of Deltaproteobacteria bacterium RIFCSPHIGHO2_02_FULL_44_16:
- a CDS encoding chromosomal replication initiation protein DnaA, whose protein sequence is MPDLLQQLKERVFHKISRLNFSTWFEPIEAAKREGENFTLVVPNKFVADWIQDYYHDLIKQELKALTNLDHRIQFEVREETEHANETSVSGNVEKVLPERIRNISHLNPKYTFDRFVVGSSNQFAHAASKATAELPGGNYNPLFLYGGVGLGKTHLLHAIGLDILRQRPELSIVYVSSERFMNELINAIRYEKTAEFRRKYRDMCDVLLIDDIQFIAGKERTQDEFFHTFNTLHEAQKQLVMTSDKSPKDIQGLEERLRSRFEWGLIADIQAPDLETRIAILKKKADAEKLGCPDDVAMFLASSIKSNVRELEGSLLRLNAFASLTKSPLSVDFAREVLKNVIDDRRQPCSIEAIQRTVATFYQVNVSDLKSPRRVRSFSYPRQIAMYLCKKHAGASFPEIGQRFGGKDHTTVIHACRKIEKLLQADIKLKNDIESLEKNLTH, encoded by the coding sequence ATGCCAGACCTGCTACAACAGCTCAAAGAGAGGGTTTTTCATAAAATCAGTAGGCTTAATTTTTCGACCTGGTTTGAGCCGATCGAAGCAGCCAAACGAGAAGGCGAGAACTTTACGTTGGTGGTTCCCAACAAGTTTGTTGCGGACTGGATCCAGGACTACTATCACGATCTCATCAAACAAGAGCTCAAAGCTCTGACCAATCTCGATCACCGCATTCAATTCGAAGTTCGAGAAGAGACAGAACACGCAAACGAGACATCGGTATCTGGCAATGTGGAAAAAGTCCTTCCGGAGCGTATCCGAAACATCAGCCATTTAAATCCCAAATATACTTTTGATCGATTTGTCGTGGGAAGCTCGAATCAATTCGCCCATGCTGCAAGCAAGGCAACGGCAGAACTCCCTGGCGGAAACTATAATCCTCTCTTTCTGTACGGCGGTGTGGGGCTTGGGAAAACCCATCTTTTACATGCGATCGGTCTCGATATTTTACGTCAACGGCCAGAGCTCTCCATCGTCTATGTGTCGTCAGAGCGTTTTATGAACGAGCTGATCAATGCCATTCGCTATGAGAAAACAGCTGAGTTTCGACGAAAATATCGTGATATGTGCGATGTTCTTTTGATCGACGATATTCAGTTTATAGCCGGCAAAGAACGAACCCAGGACGAGTTTTTTCACACATTTAACACTCTGCATGAAGCGCAAAAACAGCTCGTCATGACCAGTGATAAAAGTCCGAAAGATATTCAAGGACTCGAAGAGAGACTTCGATCTCGTTTTGAATGGGGGCTTATTGCCGATATTCAAGCGCCCGACCTGGAAACCCGCATCGCTATTTTGAAGAAAAAAGCAGATGCTGAAAAACTCGGCTGTCCTGATGATGTCGCGATGTTTCTGGCAAGCTCCATTAAATCAAACGTGCGTGAGCTGGAAGGATCGCTTCTTCGTCTCAACGCCTTTGCCTCGCTCACCAAATCACCTCTCTCCGTCGATTTCGCGCGAGAGGTGTTAAAAAACGTGATCGACGACCGAAGGCAGCCGTGCTCGATTGAAGCCATTCAAAGAACGGTGGCAACATTTTATCAGGTGAATGTTTCCGATTTAAAATCACCCCGTCGCGTAAGGTCTTTTTCCTATCCCCGTCAAATTGCGATGTATTTGTGTAAGAAACATGCCGGCGCCTCTTTTCCTGAAATTGGACAACGCTTCGGAGGAAAAGATCACACAACGGTCATTCACGCGTGTCGGAAGATTGAAAAACTTCTTCAAGCCGACATAAAACTCAAAAACGACATCGAATCCCTCGAAAAAAATCTGACACATTGA
- a CDS encoding ribonuclease P protein component: protein MSAQRLKRSEDFLAVRKGGTSVATQSVKLSALISEKKRLGVITPKHVGKAVTRNRMKRVVREHFRQHQELYPLADCVVILKVSAASLSNAILRKEFEKALFHLKAKLKGEEK from the coding sequence GTGAGCGCCCAACGACTCAAACGATCTGAAGATTTTTTAGCGGTTCGAAAAGGTGGGACTTCAGTCGCGACACAATCCGTAAAACTTTCCGCGCTGATTTCAGAAAAAAAACGTCTGGGAGTCATTACACCAAAACATGTGGGAAAAGCGGTGACGCGCAATCGTATGAAACGGGTCGTTCGAGAACATTTTCGACAGCATCAAGAACTCTATCCCCTCGCAGACTGTGTGGTCATTCTCAAAGTTTCCGCAGCCTCTCTTTCAAATGCGATCCTTCGGAAAGAGTTCGAAAAAGCGCTTTTCCATTTGAAAGCGAAACTCAAAGGAGAAGAGAAGTGA
- a CDS encoding DNA polymerase III subunit beta → MELKIDRAALVRELHLVQGIVERKTTMPILANVLLEAKKKKLITTATDLEVGVTSSVEADVTKEGRVTVHARGLYDIVKELPEETIHLTVNDKNWIHIQCGRSDFKIVGLAADEFPALPQKGDGAAASLPITMMLEMIEKTAFAMSNDETRYNLNGIMFEHEKGKKIRMVATDGHRLSIAERPCDANMNTFPASVIIPRKGVMELKRLIEGKEGSFELFVDAKHAILHQGKVTLTIRLIDGQFPPYKQVIPKESRREVGVNRETIVQALRRVGAMSSERTRGVRFAFSPKNLEISSNNPDFGEAHEELSANYRGESFAIGFNARYVLDALSVLEDEEAKLKLGDDTAPCVVTSEFDKGFTHIIMPMRI, encoded by the coding sequence ATGGAACTCAAAATTGATCGTGCTGCGCTTGTCAGAGAACTCCACCTCGTTCAAGGAATTGTCGAACGCAAAACAACCATGCCGATTTTGGCAAACGTTCTTCTCGAAGCAAAAAAGAAAAAGCTGATTACCACCGCTACTGATTTAGAAGTCGGAGTAACAAGCTCAGTCGAAGCTGATGTGACAAAAGAAGGACGCGTGACGGTTCATGCACGTGGTCTTTACGATATTGTCAAAGAACTTCCAGAAGAGACGATTCATCTGACAGTGAATGATAAAAATTGGATTCACATTCAGTGTGGTCGATCTGATTTTAAAATCGTCGGACTTGCGGCTGATGAATTTCCCGCACTTCCTCAAAAAGGGGATGGCGCTGCGGCATCGCTTCCCATTACCATGATGCTTGAGATGATTGAAAAAACGGCGTTTGCGATGTCAAACGATGAGACCCGCTATAATCTCAACGGCATTATGTTCGAACACGAAAAAGGGAAAAAGATTCGAATGGTGGCAACTGACGGGCATCGCCTTTCGATTGCCGAGCGTCCCTGCGACGCGAACATGAATACGTTTCCGGCAAGCGTGATTATTCCACGCAAAGGAGTCATGGAGTTGAAACGCCTCATCGAAGGGAAAGAGGGGAGCTTTGAACTCTTTGTCGACGCGAAACATGCCATTCTTCATCAAGGAAAAGTGACGCTTACGATTCGTCTCATTGACGGACAGTTTCCGCCGTATAAACAAGTGATTCCAAAAGAGAGTCGACGTGAAGTGGGTGTGAATCGTGAAACTATTGTGCAGGCACTGCGGCGTGTCGGCGCGATGTCGAGTGAACGCACACGCGGTGTTCGCTTTGCTTTTTCTCCAAAAAATCTTGAAATCTCGAGCAACAACCCCGATTTTGGGGAAGCCCACGAAGAACTGTCGGCAAATTATCGTGGAGAGTCGTTTGCGATTGGATTTAACGCGCGCTACGTGCTCGATGCTCTGTCGGTTCTTGAAGATGAAGAAGCCAAGTTGAAACTCGGTGATGATACGGCCCCCTGTGTGGTCACCAGTGAGTTTGATAAAGGTTTTACGCACATCATCATGCCGATGCGAATATGA
- a CDS encoding 50S ribosomal protein L34 has product MKRTYQPSKIKRRGKHGFRARLKTKGGRNILKARRSKGRKRLTQV; this is encoded by the coding sequence ATGAAGCGAACGTACCAGCCGAGCAAAATCAAGCGAAGAGGAAAACACGGTTTTCGAGCACGTCTGAAGACAAAAGGGGGACGAAACATCTTAAAAGCGCGTCGTTCCAAAGGACGAAAACGTTTAACCCAGGTGTGA
- a CDS encoding DNA gyrase subunit B, whose amino-acid sequence MATNETRVKKEKAGSYDASKIKVLEGLDAVRKRPAMYIGSTSASGLHHLVYEVVDNSVDEALAGFCTEINVTIHIDNSITVVDNGRGIPVDLHETEKVSAAEVVLTKLHAGGKFGGESAYKVSGGLHGVGVSCVNALSEWLKLEVRREGKVYAQNYKRGKPEAPLKMVGKSSRTGTTVVFKPDHEIFPVLEYSFDTLSGRLRELSFLNRGLKITIDDERDKEKRHEFHYEGGIVSFVEHLNQRKEPFHDPIYFEATKDDVIVEVAMQWNSSYNENLFSFANNINTRDGGTHLSGFKSALTRTINHYATKNELLKKLASPPEGEDVREGLTAVISVKLPNPQFEGQTKGKLGNSEIEGLVKQAVNDKLSEFLERNGPIARKVITKVLDAARAREAARAARNLVRRKSALETGTLPGKLADCQEKDPAVSELYVVEGDSAGGCFSGDTKIALVDGRNLSFQDLVEESQQGREHFTYTMNAHGNVEIAKIHSPRRTKRDAEVIKVVLDNDQEIACTPDHKFMMRDGTYKQAKDLSSEDSLMPLYRKLSEKREWMTIAGYELVFNPGEDRWVYTHVLSDQFNLRTGKYNEQDGSDRHHIDFNKQNNHPSNIQRLPKEKHMELHRLHAKKTLHRYDVIEKCRKIRQTKEYREKIQQTMLAPSMRKLLSKRAKQQWKNEEYKASMNEAFLRFYHANTEYRDKNRALLDREQRQYWADPKNREMRAQHVRDYFQQHPEHRQLLSQKAKEQWENEELCQWRRLKTKEQWTPDFRERRKKAYNVTYRRSALKVFNDMLTSMNVIDVEEYESIRKETKNKNLLKYETLLNRFFEKDQYKFVDAVSCFNHRIKKIVPLKERIDVYDVEIPGTHNFSLSSGVFVHNSAKSGRDRRFQAILPLKGKILNVEKARFDKMLSSEEIRILITALGTGIGENDFNIEKLRYHRIILLADADVDGAHIRTLLLTFFYRQMPQIVERGYLYIGQPPLYRVKKGKIEKYLKNDTALEDFLIELGVEGIKVTAKGNKTEVSGKALKKLTKQLVRYAQLLRIIERRRDPRVVDALVQSQAVTTALLSGAKNKLDSAMDEIAETLRKLSPELIDFTVDIAEDEEHDASKIIYKTTYNGFPHETVVDIPFLTSPEMEELTALFKEFETLGKAPFSISHDSVSKEVATFQGIKDYILSEGQKGQDIQRYKGLGEMNPIQLWETTLNPEKRTLLQVTVEDAVEADSIFTVLMGDAVEPRREFIEKNALNVRNLDI is encoded by the coding sequence ATGGCAACGAATGAGACACGCGTGAAAAAAGAAAAAGCAGGTTCGTATGATGCCTCAAAAATTAAAGTGCTCGAGGGGCTGGATGCGGTTCGGAAACGGCCGGCCATGTATATCGGCTCCACCTCGGCCTCTGGACTTCATCACCTGGTCTATGAAGTTGTCGACAACTCTGTTGACGAAGCCTTGGCTGGATTTTGTACGGAAATTAATGTCACCATTCACATCGATAATTCCATTACCGTGGTCGATAACGGACGTGGCATTCCAGTTGATCTTCACGAAACAGAAAAAGTGTCTGCTGCCGAAGTGGTTCTCACCAAACTTCACGCAGGAGGAAAGTTTGGCGGCGAGTCAGCATATAAAGTTTCGGGTGGACTTCACGGTGTCGGTGTTTCGTGCGTCAACGCTCTTTCGGAATGGTTAAAGCTGGAAGTTCGTCGCGAAGGAAAAGTGTATGCCCAAAATTATAAACGAGGAAAACCAGAAGCTCCTTTGAAAATGGTCGGTAAGAGTTCTCGCACTGGAACCACGGTTGTTTTTAAACCAGATCACGAAATTTTTCCTGTTCTCGAATACTCTTTTGACACGCTTTCCGGACGGCTTCGCGAACTCTCTTTTTTAAATCGGGGCCTCAAAATTACGATTGACGATGAACGTGATAAAGAAAAACGCCATGAGTTTCATTACGAGGGTGGCATCGTCAGTTTTGTGGAGCATCTTAATCAACGCAAAGAACCTTTTCATGACCCCATCTATTTTGAAGCGACCAAAGACGATGTCATTGTGGAAGTCGCCATGCAGTGGAATAGCAGCTACAACGAAAATCTTTTTTCTTTTGCCAATAACATTAACACGCGGGATGGCGGAACCCATCTTTCAGGATTTAAATCAGCGCTGACGCGCACGATTAATCATTATGCTACGAAGAACGAGCTTCTGAAAAAATTGGCTTCTCCTCCCGAAGGGGAAGATGTTCGTGAAGGACTCACCGCGGTGATTTCGGTAAAACTTCCGAATCCGCAATTTGAGGGTCAGACCAAAGGGAAGCTCGGAAACTCAGAGATTGAAGGACTGGTCAAGCAGGCGGTGAACGATAAACTCTCTGAGTTTTTAGAACGTAATGGTCCTATTGCACGCAAAGTAATCACCAAAGTTTTGGACGCTGCTCGCGCTCGCGAGGCGGCTCGTGCTGCACGTAATCTCGTGCGACGCAAAAGCGCGCTTGAAACGGGAACGCTTCCCGGAAAACTTGCGGACTGCCAAGAAAAAGATCCGGCCGTGTCTGAACTCTATGTCGTTGAAGGAGACAGCGCAGGCGGTTGTTTTTCTGGGGACACAAAAATAGCTTTAGTAGACGGTCGAAATCTGTCGTTTCAGGATCTTGTAGAAGAATCTCAACAAGGGAGAGAACATTTTACGTATACGATGAATGCTCATGGCAACGTTGAAATTGCAAAAATTCATTCTCCTCGAAGAACAAAAAGAGATGCTGAGGTCATCAAAGTTGTTCTCGATAATGATCAGGAAATTGCTTGTACGCCAGACCACAAATTTATGATGCGCGATGGAACCTATAAACAGGCGAAAGATCTTTCCTCCGAAGATTCGTTAATGCCACTTTATCGAAAACTTTCTGAAAAACGTGAGTGGATGACGATTGCAGGTTATGAGCTGGTCTTTAATCCTGGCGAGGATCGTTGGGTTTATACGCACGTCTTAAGTGACCAATTCAATCTCCGCACTGGAAAATATAATGAACAAGATGGATCTGATCGTCATCACATCGATTTTAATAAACAAAATAATCATCCATCGAACATTCAACGTCTTCCAAAAGAAAAACATATGGAGTTACATAGATTGCATGCCAAGAAAACCTTACATCGCTACGACGTTATTGAGAAGTGTCGAAAAATTCGTCAAACAAAAGAATATCGAGAAAAAATTCAACAAACAATGCTTGCTCCATCGATGCGAAAACTTTTAAGCAAACGAGCCAAACAACAATGGAAAAATGAAGAGTATAAGGCCTCAATGAACGAAGCTTTTTTACGTTTTTATCATGCGAATACAGAATATCGTGATAAGAATCGAGCGCTTCTTGATCGTGAACAGCGACAATATTGGGCTGATCCAAAAAATCGAGAAATGCGTGCTCAACATGTTCGAGACTATTTTCAACAACATCCGGAACATCGACAACTTCTTTCTCAAAAAGCAAAGGAACAATGGGAAAATGAAGAATTGTGTCAGTGGAGACGCCTTAAAACAAAAGAACAGTGGACACCGGACTTTCGTGAACGACGAAAGAAAGCCTATAATGTGACATATCGAAGAAGTGCGCTCAAGGTTTTCAATGATATGTTGACATCGATGAATGTGATTGACGTGGAAGAATATGAGTCCATACGAAAAGAGACAAAAAATAAAAACCTTCTCAAATATGAAACTCTTTTGAATCGTTTTTTTGAAAAGGATCAATATAAATTCGTAGATGCCGTCTCATGTTTTAACCACCGCATTAAAAAAATCGTTCCCCTGAAAGAACGGATTGATGTTTATGATGTAGAAATTCCAGGAACGCATAACTTTTCGCTTTCATCCGGAGTTTTTGTTCATAATAGTGCCAAATCTGGACGAGATCGACGTTTCCAGGCGATTCTTCCGCTCAAGGGAAAAATTTTAAATGTGGAGAAAGCGCGTTTTGATAAAATGCTTTCGTCGGAGGAAATTCGTATTTTGATCACCGCGCTTGGAACCGGTATTGGAGAGAATGATTTTAACATCGAAAAACTTCGTTACCATCGCATTATTCTTCTTGCTGACGCTGATGTTGACGGAGCGCATATCCGAACCCTTCTCCTCACGTTTTTTTATCGGCAGATGCCGCAGATTGTGGAGAGAGGCTATCTCTACATTGGGCAGCCACCGCTTTATCGGGTGAAAAAAGGGAAGATAGAAAAATATTTAAAAAATGATACAGCCCTTGAAGATTTTCTCATTGAACTTGGTGTTGAAGGAATAAAAGTGACCGCAAAAGGAAATAAAACAGAAGTTTCTGGAAAAGCTCTCAAAAAACTCACCAAACAACTGGTTCGTTACGCCCAGTTGCTTCGCATCATCGAACGTCGTCGCGACCCTCGGGTCGTGGATGCTCTGGTTCAATCGCAGGCCGTGACCACAGCGCTTCTGAGTGGAGCAAAAAACAAGTTGGACAGCGCGATGGATGAAATCGCGGAGACGCTTCGCAAGCTTTCTCCTGAGCTTATCGATTTTACGGTCGATATTGCGGAAGATGAAGAGCACGATGCGTCGAAGATCATCTACAAAACCACCTACAACGGTTTTCCACATGAGACGGTCGTTGATATTCCTTTTCTCACCTCCCCTGAGATGGAAGAGCTGACCGCTCTTTTCAAGGAATTTGAAACTCTTGGAAAAGCTCCTTTTTCCATTTCTCACGACAGTGTTTCAAAAGAGGTCGCGACATTTCAGGGCATCAAAGATTATATTCTGAGCGAAGGACAAAAAGGTCAGGATATTCAGCGCTATAAAGGACTGGGAGAAATGAATCCCATCCAGTTGTGGGAGACCACGTTAAATCCAGAAAAACGTACCCTCCTGCAAGTGACGGTGGAAGATGCGGTTGAAGCTGATTCCATTTTCACGGTTCTCATGGGGGACGCTGTCGAACCTCGCCGCGAATTCATTGAGAAAAATGCACTCAACGTGCGAAATCTCGATATCTAA